The Montipora foliosa isolate CH-2021 chromosome 1, ASM3666993v2, whole genome shotgun sequence genome has a window encoding:
- the LOC137996916 gene encoding probable tRNA N6-adenosine threonylcarbamoyltransferase: MTIAIGFEGSANKLGVGIIKDGVVLSNVRTTYITPPGQGFLPRDTAKHHRENIIDILRRALKEAKITPQEIDCVCYTKGPGMGAPLVSVAIVARTVAQLWKKPMVAVNHCIGHIEMGRLVTGAVNPTVLYVSGGNTQVIAYLQRRYRIFGETIDIAVGNCLDRFARVLKLSNDPSPGYNIEQMAKRGKKLIELPYTVKGMDVSFSGILSYIESMASKLLASGECTPEDLCFSLQETVFAMLIETTERAMAHCGSNEVLIVGGVGCNKRLQEMMGIMAKERGAKLYATDERFCIDNGVMIAQAGWEMFRAGHVTPLEETTCTQRFRTDEVEVTWRNDS, from the exons atgacgaTTGCCATTGGATTCGAAGGCAGTGCAAATAAACTAGGTGTTGGTATCATCAAAGATGGCGTGGTGCTCTCCAATGTGCGGACTACCTACATCACACCACCTGGACAAG GTTTTTTACCAAGAGATACGGCAAAGCACCATCGTGAAAATATTATTGACATTTTGAGAAG AGCTCtaaaagaagcaaaaatcaCACCCCAAGAGATTGATTGTGTTTGTTACACTAAAg GTCCTGGAATGGGAGCCCCTTTAGTGTCTGTGGCCATAGTTGCAAGGACAGTTGCTCAGCTGTGGAAGAAACCTATGGTAGCTGTCAATCACTGTATTGGCCATATTGAAATGGGACGGCTCGTGACAGGTGCTGTTAACCCTACTGTTTTGTATGTGAGTGGTGGGAATACTCAAGTCATTGCATACTTGCAGCGTCGCTATCGTATATTTGGAGAAACAATCGATATAGCTGTTGGAAACTGTCTGGATAGATTTGCAAGGGTATTAAAG ctTTCTAATGATCCTAGTCCTGGTTATAACATAGAACAAATGGCTAAAAG aGGAAAAAAGCTTATTGAATTGCCATACACGGTGAAAGGAATGGACGTCTCATTTTCTGGAATTCTATCCTACATTGAA AGTATGGCTTCTAAACTTCTTGCCTCTGGAGAATGTACACCAGAGGATTTATGTTTTTCTCTTCAG GAAACAGTTTTTGCTATGCTGATTGAAACAACAG AAAGAGCAATGGCTCACTGTGGCTCAAATGAAGTTCTTATCGTTGGTGGAGTGGGAT GCAACAAGCGCTTGCAAGAAATGATGG GTATTATGGCAAAAGAAAGGGGAGCCAAACTTTATGCCACTGATGAACG ATTCTGTATAGACAATGGGGTAATGATAGCTCAAGCAGGCTGGGAAATGTTTCGAGCAGGTCATGTCACGCCCTTAGAAGAAACAACTTGCACACAAAG ATTCAGAACGGATGAGGTTGAAGTAACTTGGAGAAATGACAGTTGA